The proteins below come from a single Dermatophilaceae bacterium Soc4.6 genomic window:
- a CDS encoding sialidase family protein codes for MGVAAVVAAVGPATTGPAAIGAPASSPPPGWVLHAQRYGGSISAGVRASLDPGVVSAKASAKSAVTATTAGAAAGAVRLPNVVMNDDSYPPLPQNETAVAASTKDPMVAVAAANDYVSGGVVVMRTRDGGAHWSSTRIIPEFKPTGDFCNGGDPAVAYSRRDGVFFVSQLCFFRELAHSEVQVFVSKDDGATWTAGREAARAASTWDYATNTEDTTNFYDKEYIAVDNTPTSPHYGRLYVTYTKFHLLPSGFSDYCPIQLAYSDVVPAINPFLATFAHVAVSPDNPGGNGRGPSANQFSVPRVEKNGALDVAFVQEDCNSSLDAHLRFQKSTTGGASFLPRSVVVEKPGQWKDNPDPGDILAPTAFRAPETESLAYSPRTGTLTYVVANSITKPTTGTNISYWLSHDGGLTWSDAATLSTAAAGAPGPAAPNDQFLPWVDATPSGTIYAIWFDRRRDPANRNIDTWQARSTNDGRTWSTARISTASWNPDRGFFTSGAFIGDYNGLAATDSAVYPVWTDGRNNAINQTGIGETDIVTTIETQ; via the coding sequence ATGGGTGTAGCGGCGGTCGTCGCCGCTGTGGGCCCGGCCACCACAGGCCCGGCGGCCATCGGTGCCCCGGCGTCGAGCCCCCCACCTGGCTGGGTCCTGCATGCCCAGCGCTACGGCGGCAGCATCTCGGCCGGAGTGCGGGCCTCGCTCGACCCCGGCGTCGTCTCGGCGAAAGCGTCCGCGAAGTCGGCCGTCACGGCCACGACCGCGGGCGCGGCCGCGGGCGCGGTTAGGCTCCCGAACGTCGTCATGAACGACGACTCCTACCCACCCCTCCCGCAGAACGAGACCGCCGTCGCGGCCAGCACCAAAGACCCGATGGTCGCGGTCGCCGCCGCCAACGACTACGTCAGCGGGGGTGTGGTGGTGATGCGCACCCGCGATGGTGGCGCGCACTGGTCCAGCACCCGGATCATCCCCGAGTTCAAGCCGACCGGAGACTTCTGCAACGGCGGTGACCCCGCTGTGGCGTATAGCCGCCGCGACGGCGTCTTCTTCGTGTCCCAGCTGTGCTTCTTCCGCGAGCTTGCGCACTCAGAGGTCCAGGTGTTCGTCTCCAAGGACGATGGCGCCACCTGGACGGCCGGGCGGGAGGCGGCCCGCGCAGCCTCGACGTGGGACTACGCCACGAACACCGAGGACACGACGAACTTCTACGACAAGGAGTACATCGCGGTCGACAACACCCCGACGAGCCCGCACTACGGGCGCCTCTACGTCACGTACACCAAGTTCCACCTCCTGCCGAGCGGGTTCAGCGACTACTGCCCCATCCAGCTCGCCTACTCCGACGTCGTGCCGGCCATCAACCCCTTTCTGGCCACCTTCGCGCACGTCGCGGTGAGCCCCGACAACCCCGGAGGCAACGGCAGGGGCCCCTCGGCCAACCAGTTCAGCGTCCCCCGGGTCGAGAAGAACGGGGCCCTCGACGTCGCGTTCGTTCAGGAGGACTGCAATAGCTCTCTCGACGCCCACCTGAGGTTCCAGAAGTCCACCACCGGAGGCGCCAGCTTCCTGCCCCGATCCGTGGTCGTCGAGAAGCCGGGACAGTGGAAGGACAACCCCGACCCCGGGGACATCCTGGCCCCAACCGCGTTCCGCGCCCCCGAGACGGAGTCGCTGGCCTACAGCCCCCGTACAGGTACCCTGACCTACGTCGTGGCCAATAGCATCACCAAGCCGACCACAGGCACGAACATCTCGTACTGGCTCTCCCACGACGGGGGACTGACCTGGTCCGACGCCGCGACCCTGAGTACGGCCGCGGCCGGCGCCCCCGGTCCGGCTGCGCCCAATGACCAGTTCCTGCCCTGGGTCGACGCGACCCCTTCCGGGACGATCTATGCGATCTGGTTCGACCGGCGCCGGGACCCCGCCAACCGCAACATCGACACCTGGCAGGCCAGATCCACCAACGACGGACGCACCTGGAGCACCGCCCGTATCAGCACCGCCTCGTGGAACCCCGACCGCGGGTTCTTCACCTCCGGCGCCTTCATTGGCGACTACAACGGCCTCGCCGCCACCGACAGCGCCGTTTACCCGGTCTGGACCGACGGCCGCAACAACGCCATCAACCAGACCGGGATCGGCGAGACCGACATCGTCACCACCATCGAGACCCAATAA